ATGCGGTATCGCGCTTCCGCGAAAATCTCGACCTCGCTCGCTCGCTCGAAGCGGAGATCCCCGGCGCTCACTATTTCTATATCCAGACCACGCGGCCGGACGATGGTGCCCCTCCGATCGCCTACGACAGCTATGGCGTAACCGGACCGGTCGCGCTGTTCCTCCAGCTTATGGAGCGGCTGGTGGTGATTGCGCCCGATCGCGCCCGCGGTGAGATCGCTCAATGGCGGGCCGATGACCATGAAATTTTCGGCCGCCTCCGCATCTGGGCGGCCAGCAAATCAATCATCTCCGCTAGACACGCAGCGGACATCCTGCTCGGCTTCCCCGACAGAATTTTCTGGGGCTCTAACCACCAGCGCGACCTTTTGTATGCGATCCGCGACCGCTGGCCCGACTTCTCGAAGGAAGAGCGGGAGCGGTTCGAACAGCGCCTCCGCACCACAAGCTTTCCCTGGCTGGGCACCACACTAGTCGGCAAGGCACGCGCTGAGGCTGAGGCGCACTCCCGCCTCGACCGGATTTACTGGCTGGCAAGCCAAGGGCTCGAATTCTCGTTCGACGTGGAGGCTGAGATAGCCGCGCTTCGTCCGATCGCCGAAGGCTGGTCCGAGCATTCCGGCGAGGAAGCGGCGGCATCAAATGCTCCGGTTGTGAGGCGGATCGGCACCGATGCACAGCTACGCGGCCTCGACCAAGTACCAATCGGTGAAATTCTCGAGCGCGCCACACACTTAGGCCAGTTGGACCTCGTCGAGTATGTCGAGCGCCACCCGTTCGGCGGGCTTTCGGAGGATAAACCCGCCCGCGCGCTCGCGGCCCTCACAAATGCGGCGCGTAGAGGCGACGTACCTGTCTCCTTCTGGTCCACCTTCCTCCACGCTGAGAAGCGAAAGACCGATTCCGCGCGGCTCGTCCGCGCGATCGGCGGCCGCCTTTCTTCACTACCGCCTGCTGACCTCAGCAGCATTGCTTATCCCGTCGCCGAATGGCTGCAGGGGCTGGACCAGCGCCTGTTCGGTGAGTTTGCGTCGGCGCTTGACCATCTGTGGAACCCACTCATTGCCGCGCTGCCGCTGCGCCATGACGACCGCACACACCGGATCGATAGTAGCTGGGCAAATGATGCGTTGAACGCGCCCGTTGGAAAACTCGCCGACGTCCTCAGGAAGGATCCGTCGACAAGCGGGCTCAAGCTGGGCCAGGGTTTCCCGGAACACTGGAAGCGCCGGTACGAGCAGCTGCTCGCGCTACCAGGCGACATGAGACGCCATGCTCTCGTCATGCTCGGGTCCCAGATCCAGTGGTTGTTCGCGATCGAACCCAACTGGACCACCGCCCATCTGCTTGCGGTGGCGGACGATGTAGGCGAGGACGGAGATGCATTGTGGGACGGCATCCTCTGGGCTGCGCATACTCCAAGCCGAGCGATGTACGAGCGCCTGAAGCCAGGCCTGCTCACTCGCGCGATGTCACCGCTTCGACGACGCGCCGAAGCGAGTGTAATCGCCCGATTCCTTCTAGTCGGGTGGTGCGGTGATCCTAATGCTGATCCGTCCGAGCAGCTCGTAACGAGCGCCGAGCTGCGCGAGATCCTCGTTGAGGGCGACGACGACCTGCGCGCGCAGATCCTGTGGCAGTTAGAACGTTGGTCTGCGGACCCAGAAGGCGAGTGGCGCGCGCGCCTCATTCCATTCCTCACCGACGTCTGGCCGATTCACCGCGCCTTGCGGACGCCAGAGATTTCGAGGCGCCTTATTCGCCTCGCTCTGGCAAGTGGCGACCTCTTCCCGGAAGTCGCGCAGGCCATACTCCCGCGACTAGTTCCGGTGCGGGGCGGCATGCTGCCGGGGTTCATGCGCCGCTCGGAGGCCGAGAAGGATCCGGCCCAGGTCTATCCCGCTGCCACGCTTGACGTTCTCTGGGCGGTTCTAGGCGAAGACTCGACGCTCTGGCCATACAAGACCGAAGAGGTGCTGGATCTCCTCGCTAACGCTCCCGAGACCCACGCCGATACTCGTTTGTCGGAATTGCGTCGCCGGCGCACTGGTTGAAGCTACTTAAAGGCCTGTCCTGCAGCCCGTGTGAGAGCGGAATAGTGCGCGAAACCTGAGTGAATTGAAAGCGACGGTAGCGTCGTCGGATCGAAAGCGGTGGGAGTCGCCTGTCGGGCTATGACGCGAGGTGGCGATACGAAGTGGATCTTAAACGAACGTTTTTGATGAACCGGATTTGGCGCGTTCGGCCCTAATGCGACGGCGTTGATGTTGTCACCGAGAGCGATATGGCTTCCGGCGTCTTGGACTGCGCGAACCTCTTCACAGATTGGGTGCCCGCGGTTGCCGTTTTTGCGCGGGCAAGGGCGTCGGGACCCGGATGCGCCGGGACGGGTGCCGATCCCCGCAGCCGGCCAAGCAGAAAGCCCAGCGCGATCGGAGGCCGAGGGATTGCCACCACGTTTATGGCATTGTCCGTCCTTCGGCTCCCCGGCCCGGCGGGTGAGCGTCCGGCCCCCGAGACTGGCGTCAGAAGTTGATGCTGAGCCTCGCGCTGCCCGTCACGGCGCCATAGTGCTTGCTGAACGTTGCATCGACCCCGGCTTCCAGCGTGTAGCGGTCCTTCAAGGTGGTGGAGATTGCCGCACCCAGCGTGGCAAAGACGTCGTCGGCCTTGTCCGCAACCGTGAATGACGGTCCGATGCCGCCGGCTCCGGCGAGCCTCACCTCGCGCTCGCGCTGCGTGCCGCCGGCGATGAACAGCGCCCCGCCCCGCGCCGAGGCTTCGAATACGGCACCCCACATACCGAAATGCGCGTTCGCCTCGACCTCCGGGTTCAGCGTGAAATAGGTGGCGTTGAACGGATCAACGTCGAGCCCCCAGGCACCGGCGCCGCGCTCGCTGAATGCTGCCTGGTGCTGGTACTCGGCGCCGACCGTCACCGACGGCGTGACGCTGAAAACGCCCGCCGCGCCAAAAGTGTGGGCGAGCCTTGCGTGGGTCGCCAGCCACCCGTTCATCGGGTCGGCACCCACCGTGCGCGGTCCGCTGGGGGTCAAGACGGTGCGCTCGAAGTCAATGTTGCCGAGCCCGCCGGAGACCTTTGCCCTCAGCTCGGTGGCGCCGAATGCCCGCGCCACCGTGGCGCCCACATGGAAGCGGTTCGCGTCCCCGTCGTAGCGGCTGGCCTCGATGCCGGAGCGTTCGTAACTCACCGCACCGCCTGCGGACCAGCCATTGCCGAAGCCGCGCTCGGCCCCCGCGAAGATACCGAATGCCCGCTCGTCATAGGGGCTGACGAGCCCGCCTTCGTCACGGTCGGCGGCGACACCGTAGAGCTTGGCCATGGCGCAGCTCTCGCCGTTTGTGATCACCGCGGTCTTGCCCGCCGCCACGTCGGGGCAGAGCCCGAGCTCGGAGGAAAAGCGTCGCGAGGCGTTCAAAGCGGCATCGTCCGCCGCAAAGAGCTCGCCCGGCGCATAGGTGTCGTAGATCGAGACGAGTTCACCGACCGTCTCCACCTGCAGCAGATACAGCACCAGATCCTGCAAAAAATCGGCATTCTGGAAGCTCCGCCGTGCGCCGATCAGCCTGTCTACATGCTCCCCGAAGGCGGTATGGTTGGCATCGATGCGGCCAAGCACACTTCGCGGGATCCCCGAACGCCACGGCCCGTCCCATGGGGTGTAGTCGACCTTGTAGCCGAGCGCGACCGACTGGGAGAACGGGCTCAGGATCGAATAATCCACCGTCGCGGTGTCTGCCACGGTGAGCGCGCTGGCATCGACACCGAGATTGGCCTCGATGATCCGGAAGGACCCGGTTTCGCCGTCCCGCGGCGTACCGGACACGGGCGTGGGCGTGACGCTGCCTGCGAACGTTGCGGTGGTGACAGTGTCGAGTATGAGCAGACTGCTGTTGCGCGGAAAGTCGAGGTCGAGCGCGTAGGTGCCTGTTGCCGTCTGCACGAAGCTGCCTGTGGTCAACGAAGCGCGGGGCGCATCGTCGGTCCCGACCAGAAGCGTGCCCGCATTGACGAAACTGCCCCCGCTGGTGCCGAGATCGTTGGCCGTCCCGACAAGCCGGTAGGTGCCGCCAACCTCGTTGTTGAAGGTGGTGAACGGCGCGTTGATGCCACCCACGATGGTGCCGGTGTTGTTGACGGTGAGACCGGCCGTGCCATCGCTGCGGATCGCGAACGCCGCGGCGTTGCCCTGCTCTATGGTCCCCGCATTGTTGATGATATTGGCGCGGCCGCCCCGCAGGCCGATGGTTTCGTAACCGCTGGTGCCGGTGGACATCGTGGCGCCGCTGGCCACATCGATGGTGATGATGCCGTTGCCGGCATTGACCGGCGCAGCGCCGATCGCGGCCGCCGCGCGCCCTGGGGCGACGCTCTCCACGGCGGAGGCGCTCTGGACGAGGACCGCACGCCCCCTGCTGCCGCTAGCTGCA
This portion of the Acuticoccus sp. MNP-M23 genome encodes:
- a CDS encoding SIR2 family protein yields the protein MRFIANGPSIPDDLLTARDAGDVIFFCGAGVSRHYAGLPDFLKLGGDVIDLLGASNKSVARKLFGRIKDLDPIDGVGGLIATDRIFSLLEREFEQRDVQNAVARAIKPAKEGPELSAHRTLIDLSRGRDGTVRLVTTNFDLLFEAAAPDVNCFGPPRLPDPRSAGFGGIVHLHGRVDAEYSQPSDEEFIISSADFGRAYLSDGWATSFMQSLLARFQVVFVGYGADDPPVQYLLEALNLHAGNRSRLFAFQAGHNADDAALWEHRGVRAISFDNSEGYDPLWDSLEAWADRARDVDGWYARLLDTATAGPASLDPHVRGQIAHVLSTRQGARRASKSETPLPASWLLALDPRQRFEKPKLVEPYGQSVDRLDPYENLSLDFDTPPQPIDEDDAFHDRTVPEESWNAFAQANYDQEDTQEPGSGDFCGEGSALVRPLSTRLSHLGIWFHRIAHQPVALWWAAARGPLHPAVVDMIESSLRQDPDRWSDDIRVGWQLLIASWKDHRENPDDALFKISDIAARDGWSEALMRKYAALFRPRLTVDRKFDTSHPLSLTAENRPNPVVSYDVDYPHPYELLNIPEEHLAYAVSRFRENLDLARSLEAEIPGAHYFYIQTTRPDDGAPPIAYDSYGVTGPVALFLQLMERLVVIAPDRARGEIAQWRADDHEIFGRLRIWAASKSIISARHAADILLGFPDRIFWGSNHQRDLLYAIRDRWPDFSKEERERFEQRLRTTSFPWLGTTLVGKARAEAEAHSRLDRIYWLASQGLEFSFDVEAEIAALRPIAEGWSEHSGEEAAASNAPVVRRIGTDAQLRGLDQVPIGEILERATHLGQLDLVEYVERHPFGGLSEDKPARALAALTNAARRGDVPVSFWSTFLHAEKRKTDSARLVRAIGGRLSSLPPADLSSIAYPVAEWLQGLDQRLFGEFASALDHLWNPLIAALPLRHDDRTHRIDSSWANDALNAPVGKLADVLRKDPSTSGLKLGQGFPEHWKRRYEQLLALPGDMRRHALVMLGSQIQWLFAIEPNWTTAHLLAVADDVGEDGDALWDGILWAAHTPSRAMYERLKPGLLTRAMSPLRRRAEASVIARFLLVGWCGDPNADPSEQLVTSAELREILVEGDDDLRAQILWQLERWSADPEGEWRARLIPFLTDVWPIHRALRTPEISRRLIRLALASGDLFPEVAQAILPRLVPVRGGMLPGFMRRSEAEKDPAQVYPAATLDVLWAVLGEDSTLWPYKTEEVLDLLANAPETHADTRLSELRRRRTG